In Acidisarcina polymorpha, the DNA window ACAATGCGGACGCCTTTTTTCATGGTCGCGATCGAGGCTTCATTGATGATGCCGGCAGTTTGCGGGGTGAGGCCGACATGAAGTGTGAGGTAATCTGCTTCCTTGAAAAGATCCTCGACCGATACCAGCTTGATGGCGGCTTCGCGGGCGACGGCGGCAGAGACGTAGGGGTCATGACCAATCAACTCCATGCCAAAGACCCGTGCGCGCTTGGCGACTTCCAGACCGACGCGGCCGAGGCCAAGAATCCCCAGCGTTTTGCCGCGCAGCTCAGAGCCGTTGAGAGACTTCTTCTCCCACTTCCCAGCATGCATGCCGATGTTGGCCTTGGGCAGTTGGCGTCCCAAGGCGAGCATGAGGCCGATCGTCAATTCGGCAACGGCGACGGCATTGGCGCCCGGAGTGTTCATGACGACCATGCCGCGCCGGGTGGCTGCATCTGCATCGATGTTGTCGACGCCAACTCCGGCGCGCCCGATCACCCTAACCTTGGGCGCAGATTCCAGGAGTGCGTCATCGACCTGGACCGCCGAACGAACCACGAGGGCATCGGCATCGGCCAATTCCGCGGCCAGTCCGTTCTTAATCTGGTCGTGAGTGACGACGACCCAGCCGGGTTCCTGCTGAAACACGGCGAGCGTTGCTGGAGACACTTTCTCCGCGAGAACGATCTTCATCCTGCTCCTTCATTCTTTCTATTCGGAAGCCGCACCGAAGGAGGGGGATCTGCGAACAGCGCAAATCCCCTCCGGCCGGTCGGCCTGACATTGAATCGCAGCGTGAAGTTTAGCGAGCTGCGGTTACTTCCATAGGCGCAAGCGAGGATTGGCTCTCGGCAAGCTGCTGGGCTGCCTCATCGGGCCGGCGCGAGGCGAAGACCTTCTGCGCAGCGGTCAGCGCGTCGCCCAACCGCACACCGGGGAGTTTGAGCGTGTCGATGGCGACCAACTCCAGCGCGCCTACCAGTGCGATGGTGTCCATGTAGTCGAAATAGCCGAGATGCGCGATGCGGAAGATTTTGCCTTGCATCTCGCCCTGGCCGTTGGTAATGATGGCGGCGAAGCGGGCTTTGAGTTCCTTTACGACGACTCCCGAATCAACACCTTCGGGAGCAATGACGGCAGTCGCAGCCGCCGCGGGGGCATCCGGCGCGAACAGCTTGAGACCGAGAGCCTCGACACCGGCCCGAGTCATGGCAGCGCAGGTTTCCGCGTTCTCGATCAGCTTATTGCGGCCTTCGGCGAGGTTGCCGCCGCCCTGAGCGGCGATATAGTCGAGCGCCGCGCCAAGACCAGCGATCAGCGCGACCGAGGGCGTATAGGAGGAATCGCCCTTGAGGGCGTTTTTGCGCTCTTTAAGCAGATCGAAGTAGTAGCGCGGGTTCTTGGTAGTTCCCATCCGCGTAAATGCCCGCTCGCTGACGCTGAGATAGGCAAGGCCGGGCGGAATCATGACCGCCTTCTGGGAGCCTCCCACGACCACATCGATCCCCCAGCCATCTACGTCGAGGTGGGTGGTGCCAAGTCCAGTGATGCCGTCGACCACTAGCAGGGCATCGCTGTCGGCCGCCTTGAGCAAGTCGGCGACTCCGCGCACAGAATGGCGGATCGCGGTCGAGGTCTCCGTCGCTTGCATGTAGACCGCGCGGGTATCAGGTTTCAGCGCAGCCCGCACTTCTTCCAAATCGAACGTCTTGCCGTAAGGGGCGCTGACCACATCGACTTCGCAGCCAAACGCTTTGGCGAGAGAGGTCCAACGTTCGCCAAACTTACCGGCAGAAAGCACTAGCACCCGATCGCCAGGAGAGGTCAGATTGGAGACCGAAGCCTCCATCGCTCCGGTGCCGGAGGCTGCCATGAGCAGCACATCGTTCTTCGTGCCGACGAATTCTTTCAGTTGCGCCAGCACTTTCGAGTAGAGCGCCTTGAACTCCGCCGTGCGGTGATGAATGTCGGCGGCAGCCATCGCGAACTGCGCGGCAGGAAGCAGAGGAGTCGGTCCGGGAGTGAATAGTCTCGTCTTACGAATCATCGTGGGTTGAGTCCTTTGGCTTTATTGTACCCAATGCGGGAACACCCGCCGTCCGCAATCGCCTCCTGAAAGCTCCGGCAGGCTTCGCCGATGTTTCCACTCCGGACAGGAAATCCTCAGAAAACAAAGGCAAAAACTCACGAAGAAGAATTGCCACAATATTTTTCAAGCGCTCCCGTCTACATCCGCAGAGACAAATGCCAGAAGCAGATCAAAGGACGGTTGACCAGGACCAACTGATTGCCTTGGCGATGGAGAAGGATGGATCGCGCCTGCTTAGCTACATCCGTAACCACGTGGTCGATCGCAGCACGGCTGAAGACATTCTGCAGGAGGTGTTCTGTGAACTGATCGAGACCTACCGCCTGATGAAGCCGATAGAGCAGGTCAGCGCCTGGATGTTCCGTGTAGCTAAGAACCGGATCATCGACGCTTTTCGCAAGCGGAAGGGCGAGTCGCTCAATGATGAGAGGTATCGCAGTGAGGAAGGTGAGCCGCTGCTACTCGAGGATCTGCTGCCCTCGCCCGAAGAAGGTCCTGATGCCACATTTGTCAGGGGAGTGCTGCTGGAGGAGCTCGATGAGGCGCTGGACGAGCTGCCGGAAGCACAGCGGGCGGTTTTCATCGCGCATGAGATCGACGGGCTGAGTTTCAAGGAGATCGCGGCTGAAACCAATGTAGGAGTCAATACGCTGTTGTCCCGCAAACGATACGCGGTGCTGCACCTGCGGAAGCGGCTGCACTCGATCTATCAGGAATTTGGGAAGAAATGAGGGAGGGAAGAATGAGAGGAAACAGATTGGCAAAGGGAGTCAAAATTGCCCTGGTTGGGGTAATCGCAGTGGCGGTTTTTGGGTTCGTGGTTCAAGGCCTTTGGAACTGGCTCATGCCGAGACTCTTTGACTGGCACACTATCACTTTCTGGCAAGCAGTTGGTCTTCTGGTGCTGTGCAAGATCCTCTTCGGCGGATTTCGGGGAGGACCAGGCCGCGGGATGCACTGGCGGCGGCGAATGGAAGAGCGTTGGGAGCAGATGTCTCCGGAGGAGCGGGAAAAGTTCAGCTGTGGCATTGGCGGGCGCTTCCGGCCTGCCGAATTTCGCGAACGCGTACGCGAAGGTTGAATTACGGTTCCTCTCTGCCAGCTGTTACCATCCGGGCTATTTCCGTTACCACAACCAGACATCCAAGCAGCGGCGAAACAGCAAACGAGGCCAAGCATGTCAAAGAATGCGAAATCAGCTGACTGTCCACAACCGGCGGGCAGATTTGTGCCAGTCATAAATAGAACCCGCTGTGAAGGCAAAGACGATTGTGTTTCGGTCTGCCCATGCGACGTCTTCGAAGTACGAAAGATCGGTCAGGCCGAGAGGTCCGCGATGCCATTCTTGTCGCGAATCAAGGCTTCGGTGCATGGAAACCGGCAAGCATTCGCAGTGCGAGCAGAGGCTTGCCAGGCATGTGGCGTCTGCGTTTCGGCTTGCCCCGAAGGAGCAATCCAACTGGTTAGGAGTGGAGTGTAATGGGAATCGAATATAGAGATCATGCTCAGGATAGAGGGTATGCGGCCGCGCCTGCCATCTGCCCGGTATGCCGCGAAAAGCGGGAGCCGCTCGCCGCTGGAATGGTAAAGGAGTCGCAGAAGTCTCCGTCGGCCGACTTGGAGCTTGAGCTTTCCGGATTGCGGCGGCTTGTCGTTGAGTTGTTGGAGAAGAATCAACGACTGCGCGAAAGGCTCCAACTGGCAAGCGACCGGGAACAAGGCCGGCCAGCAGTGACGTGACCTGAAAACTTCAGTCGCCGTCACTGCTGGCCGTTTGCCGAACTATGTCGTTTGTTGATGGATGCCCTTCGAAAGCCGTTACTGGACATGGTTGTAGATGTAGCTCAGCGAGGCAAGAAGTGATCCATTTGATTTCATGACGATCAGAGGGAAGCACCCGTGGCCGTTGCGAGCGTCCGCGATTTGGTTATGGCTTTTGCAACCACCAATCCGGTGCACGGGTTTTCCACGCTGATTCGCGGTGTGGAGCATGGATCAAATGAAAGAGTTCGAGACTTGAACGTGATTCGAAACGGAGAGCGAGAATTCCGCCCTGAGCAGCGGACGCTAAGCTGCTTTGCTGATGCTTGCCTCACCCGTATTGCGAACTGGGAGCAGCGCGGGGCGTCGAATCCTCTCCACAAGCAACTCTTCTAGAATCAGTGAAGTTCCGCAGACAACGAAGGGAATCAGCTCTCCGAATACCCGGGTCTCGATCAAAATGCCGTAGACGAACATGAAGACAGTCCAGATCGGGATCAGCCACATCCAGGCCCTCAACCGCGGATCCATAATCCGGCGGCGCATCACTGCGACAAACAGCAAGAGATATCCGCAAGCACTCAGCAGCTGCGGCCAGGCATGGGGGGCGAGGATCGATTTCACGTTCCAATCCAGCCGCGGGTAGAACTCCGAGGGATTATGAGCGAAAAGGTGCCGGACAAAAACCTGCCAACAGAGCCAGACGAAAGCCAGGGGCACAACCACCGCCAGCGCTTTGCCGCGAAATAGCAGCCTCCACCGCAGCTTTCCGCCCTCTACCGCCTGATTCAATAAATAAAGAGGTAAGAGCAGCAAGGTGGTTTCGCGATTAATCGTGGCGACAAGGAAGAGGACGGCAAAATAGCCCCAATGCTTTCGGAAGTAAAGCAGGTACATCGCGGCTGCGAAAAAAGCGAGGCTGGGAAAGTCGTAGATGAAGCGGAAGTTCTGCACTGTGTGCATCACGTAGGTTGCTGCGCATGTCACCAGCACCAGCGGGTAGACGAGCGGGGTCAGTAGCTGCCTTCTGGAGCTGGCTTGATAGATCCTGGTGGTGAGTATGCCGGTCACGGCGATGCAAATCACATTCAGCATCGCCTGCACCAGCACTTCAGGCTGCACGGTCCGGGGGAACCAGAATCGGGACACGGCGAAGGGTTGAGAGAGCCAATGCAGAAGCGAGCTTGCATGCGCCCACCGCATTGGAAAAACCATTAAGCAGCGTCCCTGGAAGGGCATCGCCGCGCGGCCTTCTTCGTAAAGCGAGGTGTTGACGTAGGGCCGCGTGAGCCATAGATAGCACCAGGCAAACTGCAGAGTGGCAACCCCGTATAACGCTAGCAGGCTGAGTTTTCTTCCTTGTCGCATCGAATGCTGGGCGTCGCGGCTGAGCTGCAGCTATCCTTCCTCTGGCGATCCATAGAAGCGGCTATCCACAATGAGATAGTCAGCGTTAGGACGGTAACGAAACTTCAAAGGTTGTAAATGTCCGGTAATGGAGAGTAGAACCAGTTGAAAGAAGGCCATACGATGGATGTAGTTTTATTTGGAGCGACGGGCATGATCGGTCAAGGAGTGCTCCGTGAATGCCTGCTCTCCCCAGAAGTAGCCCGCGTCATTTCTGTCGTTAGAACTTCGACCGGGCAGCATCACCAGAAGCTCCACGAGATTGTTCATCAGGATTTTCTGGATTTCCGCTCCATTGAACCCCAATTATCGCGGCTCAATGCTTGCTTCTTCTGCCTCGGCGTTTCATCCTCGGGAATGACTGAAGAGCAATACACACACGTCACATACGGCATCGCCATAGCGGCCGCGCAGTCATTGCTGCGGGCCAGCCCGGAGATCACTTTTGTGTATGTATCCGGGGCCGGTACCGACAGCACCGAGCACGGGCGAACGATGTGGGCACGGATCAAGGGGCGCACCGAGAATGCGCTACTTAGAGCAGGCTTTCCTGCCTCCTACATGTTTCGGCCCGGGTTCATCCAGCCGCTTCATGGAATCAAATCGAAGACCCGGCTATATCGGATTTTCTATGCGTGGAGCGCACCCATGTTGCCGCTCTTGCGTGCCGCATTCCCTCGATCGATCGTCACCACCGAACAACTCGGCCGGGCCATGCTGTCGGTTGCCAGGGACGGCTATGTGAAGCCAGTCCTCGAGGCGCGAGACCTTAGCACTTTCTGATTAGCAGGTGACGGTGCTTCTGCTCTAGCCGGCCGTCAATCCGAGCAGCTTCCGATTGAAGCCCGGATCGGTCTTGCTTCCAGCGAAATCATCGAACGCCCGGTCGGAGACCCGGATCGAGTGGTCCCGAATGAACACCGCCCCTTCTTTCGCTCCATCTTCAGCGTTCTTGATGCAGTCTTCCCACTCCAGCACTGCCCAGCCTGGATAGTCATACTGTGCAAACTTGCTGAAGACCGCTCCGAAGTCTACTTGGCCGTCTCCCAGGGAGCGGAAGCGCCCTGGACGGTCGATCCAGTCCTGGTATCCGGCGTAGACTCCCGAACGCCCGTTCGACCGGTACTCCGCATCCTTTACGTGAAAGGCCCGAATGAAGGGGTGATAGATATCGATGAAATCCAGATAATTCAGCTGCTGGAGCACGAAATGACTAGGGTCGTACAGAATGCGCGCCCGCGGGTGGTCTCCGACTTCTTTCAGGAAGCGCTCGAAGGTTACGCCGTCATGAAGATCTTCGCCGGGATGAAGCTCATAGCAGACGTCGACTCCGGCCTCTTCAAAGACATCGAGAATTGGCCTCCATCGCTTCGCGAGTTCGGCGAATGCCTCTTCGATCAACCCCTTGGGACGCTGCGGCCAGGGATAAAAGAATGGCCAAGCCAAAGCACCCGAAAACGTAGCGTGCGCCGAAAGACCGAGATTTCTGCTGGCTTTCGCCGCATTCGTCAACTGCTCCACCGCCCAGGCGCGACGAGCCGTCTCATTGCCTCGAACCGCTGCCGGTGCGAAATCATCGAACTGCGCGTTGTACACAGGGTGAGAGGCAATCAGCTGGCCCTGCAGATGGCTCGATAGCTCCGAGATTGCAAGTCCATGACCGGCAACAATCCCGGCAATTTCATCGCAGTAGGTTTTGCTCGCCGCCGCCTTCGTCAGGTCGAAGAGGCGGCCATCCCAGGAAGGTATCTGGATTGCCTTATAACCTAAATCGGCCGCCCAGCCAGCCATCGAGTCGAGAGAATTGAAAGGGGCTTCATCTCCAGCAAATTGCGCTAGAAAGATCCCTGGTCCTTTGATCGTCTTCATAGTCGGTATATCTCTGCGGCCTTAGTCGTACCAGGCGGGCGACAGCTCCGCACAGGCAGTTGAATGCTCAGATGCCAGAAAAAGCTGGTTTCGGTCGCCGGGGATCAAGCCGCGCATCGTTTCGCGCACGTGACGATGCTCCATCAAGAGAGCGGCGCCAAACAGCTTCCTGAAGAGGCTCGGCGTGCCATTCGGCCAAAGCTTATAAACCGGGACGACTGCCCCGGCATGGTCCGGGTGGTAGGTGCGCTCATCCCATTTCCTCTGTCCTTCCGGGTAATTGGGATATTCCCGAATGATGTCGAGGAAGTTCTGCCAGAGCCGCAACCCCATCGGTTCCTCATATTGCGGCATGAAAAGGACCGTGCTTCGCCGCTCGTTCCTGATCTCCGAAATGAACTCCTCAAAATCCTCTGCGCGAGTGAGGTTCAGGTTGGCGTTGGGTTCACAGCCGTGACGGTCGCCACCCGAAACCAGCACCTGGTTCCATTTCGCGGCTAGATCGGCAACCCTCTGATTCTCTTCCCGCCGGCGGAGCCCATTCAGTTCAAAGGCGTGAAGAAAGCGTCCGTTCTCGACGAGGAACCGATCAAGCTCAAACTGGAAAATATTTTCCGGCAGGTCATACAGGTTCCATACCGGATGATTGAAGACAATTAGGACGGAAGGCATGCTATGCAATTCCGCTATCATCTCGCGTACTTTGCCGTCTTCACGAGTCGCCGTACATGCCCGCAAGCTTGACATGATGTCACGCGCGAGTGAAGCGGACAGATTGTGAAGCCCGAGGTGGAACTTCGACGCGCCCCATGGCGCGGTCCATTCCACCGAAATCGGGGCATCGACCGTCTCCAGCTTTTCCCGGAGCTGCAACGACGCCTCGATGGTGTCATGGTCCGAGAGAGACACCATCGGCAGAAGTCCTATGGACTCGATCTGCCGCCTCTCCAGCTCGAATGCCCGGCCGCCACTCAAGGGAGGGGTCCAGTAAGCGTGCTCCAGGTTCAGGGCCAAGCCGGTCGTTCTCTTGCAATGCAACTCACGGCGCTCCAACCAGGACTTGACTGGCCCTTTGCTGCGCAGAATACCAGCTACGAAACCCAGGCTTTCGCGGGAATGATGAGTATGACTATGGAGTGAAACTCCGGAACGAAAGGACGCAGGAACGTTGCGATCTCTCGACAGATACACCAGTTGACTTCGCAATAAGCCTCCGCCCAGCCGGCAGCACCTTCTACCGCGCCGCCCCTTCAGCGAATCAGCAGACATTCTACAGAGCTGTTTATATCACTAAAACTTCAACGCAGAATGAGGGATAATGTTGCGCACGGGCGCACGTGTCTGCGTTGCCACTCGTTTCGCTCACTTCGGCAGAACCTGTGTGCCATGGATGCTGAAGCCTCCTTCGAGGACCTTTGCCGAACCGTCCGGCTGCGATCCACCGACTGACAACGTGTATTTACCGGGCATCACCGCCCGGCTGCCATCCTCGCGGACGCGACTTAGATCGCGGGCATCGAGAGCAAAATCCACTTGCTTTGAAGCTCCAGGTTCCAGCGAAACCCGCTTGAAGCCCTTCAAGGCTCGCACAGCAGACGCGCCGGGAGCGGTTAGATAAAGCTGAACAACCTCATCGCCTTTTACGTTCCCGGAGTTGCTGACGGTCACGCTTACCTGGACGGGTCCGTTAGCTTTCGCCTCAGTAGGGGTGATCTTCAGCTCGCCGTACGAGAAGCTGGTGTAACTAAGCCCGTAGCCAAACGGATAGAGCACCCGCCCCTTGTAATAGCGGTAGGTGCGATTTTTCATGGAATACTCGTCGAACGCAGGCAGGTCTTCTACCGATGGATAGAAGGTCACCGGCAATCGACCGGCGGGATTGTTTGTTCCAGCCAGGGTCTCCGCGATGGCCGTGCCCCCCTCTTCACCCGGATACCAGGCCTCGAGAATGGCCGCCGCATGTTCCTTCGCCCAATCGACTGCTAGCGCGCTGCCGTTCATCAATACGACCACCAGCGGCTTCCCTGTCGCGTTCAGCGCTTCGAGCAGCTGCCGCTGAACTGCAGGAAGCGCAATGTCGGTGCGATCGCCGCCGCTGAAACCCTCCACGTGGACTGGCATCTCCTCACCCTCGAGGTCAGGAGATAGACCGACGAACGCCAGGACGACATCCGCCTGTTTGGCCACGGCGACCGCTTGCTCGCGCAGCGCCGCGGCATCCGGCTCCCACTCCATCCGAATACCCCCTCCCCGTTCTTGGCCCTGATGCGCATACTCGATGCGAATCGCATGAGACTGGTTCTGTTCGAAATGCACACTGAAGGAGTTTGCCCCACTGGTGTTTCCCTTTCGCCCACCATCGACCACTTGGCGGTCATCCACAAAGACGCGAATCCTATCTTCTTCGGTGCAGGGATAGCAGTCAGCGTCGCGGAAACCGAATTTGTAGTCGCCCGCTCCCGGTGCCTGAATCATCGCCGTCCATCGAACGGAATAGAGCGTCGACGATAACCCCGCCACGGGCGAAGCACTCTGCCAGTCGAAATCAAGATTGGGATCGACGCGGGTCACGACCGGGGTGCCGGACAGGTCGCCGCTGCTGAAATATTCGCCCTTCAGTCCGACCTCGCTGCTACCCGCCGATGGATGGAAGACCGTCCGAGGAACCACAAGCGGCAGTTCGACCGTGAAAGCCGAACCCTGCGAATAGACCACCTTCGACTTACCGGCAAAGTGGTCCTCGATCCCCTTTAACGGCACGACCGGGGCGGAAGGAACCCCGTTGTAGTTGCCTTCGATCGATGCCAGGTTCGCCGCGTTCGGGCCGATCACCGCAATCGTGCCAGTCTCCGAAGCCAGAGGGAGAATACGGGTGTCGTTCTTCAGCAGAACAATAGATTTCTCCGCCGCCTCCAGGGCGGCCTTGCGGTGTTCTGCGGTGTTGTTCTCCGAAAAGCCGATCTTGGAATAAGGCACGCTCTCCTGCGGATCGAACATCCCCAAGCGGAATCGGGCCGTGAACAGCCGCTTCACCGCGGTGTCGATCTCCTGCTCGCTAATCTTGTGATCTTTCACCGCCTGCACCAGGGTTGGGTATTCCGGGCCGCAGGTCGTGTCGGTTCCCGCCTTTACTGCGGCGACCGAAGCTCCGGTCAAGTCGGTAGCATATTTGTGCCCTTCGGAGATATCTCCGACCGCCCCGCAATCGGAGGTCACGTACCCCTGAAAGTTCCAGGCTTTTCTTAAGTGCTCTTGGAGCAGCATCGTGTTCGCGCAGGCGGGCGCACCATCGATCGCGTTATAGGCGCACATGATCGAATCCGCATGGGCCTCGGTGATCGTCGCGCGAAAGGCAGGCAGATAGGTGTCTTCGAGATCATAGGGGGAGACATTCACGTTGAATTTGTGGCGCAGCGATTCGGGACCGCTGTGCACCGCGAAGTGCTTAGGTGTCGCAATCACCTTGAAATACTTCGGATCGTTCCCCTGCATTGACTCGACGAACGCCACGCCCAGCCGGCTGGTCAGATACGGATCTTCGCCATACGTCTCCTGCCCTCGCCCCCAGCGCGGATCGCGAAAGATATTAATGTTGGGCGACCAGAAATCCAGCCCGTAGTAGATGTCGTGGTTGCCATGCGCGATCGCGTCGCCATACTTCGCGCGGGCCTCGGTCGAGATGATCTCCGCCTCGTGATGAATCAGATCAGTGTCCCAGGTAGCGGCCATGCCGATCGCCTGCGGAAAGACCGTCGCATAGCCGGAACGCGCCACCCCATGCAGCGCCTCGCTCCACCAGTCATACGCCGGAACCCCGAGCCTCGGGATCGCCGCCGCATGGTTCTGCATCTGCGAAACCTTCTCCTCCAAGGTCATCCGCGAGACCAGGTCGTTCACCCGCTGTTCGGTAGGCAGAGATGGATTCTGGTAAGGCAGAGAAGACTGCGCCAGCGCCCCGATAGAAAACCCGAAGCCTATCGCGATAAATTGTTTTACTAAAGGAGATATCCGCACCACGCACCTCGCAGAAAGAGCTACGCAAGCATCTTTCTACGAGTCGCGGGCGGGAGTCAACTGCTAGCTTTTAGGGGTGAATGTCCAATTGAGTATGCTTTGGGTTGACACCTCACCGCCGGTCGCTCCAGTAAACCC includes these proteins:
- a CDS encoding pyridoxal-phosphate-dependent aminotransferase family protein; this encodes MIRKTRLFTPGPTPLLPAAQFAMAAADIHHRTAEFKALYSKVLAQLKEFVGTKNDVLLMAASGTGAMEASVSNLTSPGDRVLVLSAGKFGERWTSLAKAFGCEVDVVSAPYGKTFDLEEVRAALKPDTRAVYMQATETSTAIRHSVRGVADLLKAADSDALLVVDGITGLGTTHLDVDGWGIDVVVGGSQKAVMIPPGLAYLSVSERAFTRMGTTKNPRYYFDLLKERKNALKGDSSYTPSVALIAGLGAALDYIAAQGGGNLAEGRNKLIENAETCAAMTRAGVEALGLKLFAPDAPAAAATAVIAPEGVDSGVVVKELKARFAAIITNGQGEMQGKIFRIAHLGYFDYMDTIALVGALELVAIDTLKLPGVRLGDALTAAQKVFASRRPDEAAQQLAESQSSLAPMEVTAAR
- a CDS encoding RNA polymerase sigma factor, coding for MEKDGSRLLSYIRNHVVDRSTAEDILQEVFCELIETYRLMKPIEQVSAWMFRVAKNRIIDAFRKRKGESLNDERYRSEEGEPLLLEDLLPSPEEGPDATFVRGVLLEELDEALDELPEAQRAVFIAHEIDGLSFKEIAAETNVGVNTLLSRKRYAVLHLRKRLHSIYQEFGKK
- a CDS encoding 4Fe-4S binding protein: MPFLSRIKASVHGNRQAFAVRAEACQACGVCVSACPEGAIQLVRSGV
- a CDS encoding NmrA family NAD(P)-binding protein — encoded protein: MDVVLFGATGMIGQGVLRECLLSPEVARVISVVRTSTGQHHQKLHEIVHQDFLDFRSIEPQLSRLNACFFCLGVSSSGMTEEQYTHVTYGIAIAAAQSLLRASPEITFVYVSGAGTDSTEHGRTMWARIKGRTENALLRAGFPASYMFRPGFIQPLHGIKSKTRLYRIFYAWSAPMLPLLRAAFPRSIVTTEQLGRAMLSVARDGYVKPVLEARDLSTF
- a CDS encoding sugar phosphate isomerase/epimerase family protein; its protein translation is MKTIKGPGIFLAQFAGDEAPFNSLDSMAGWAADLGYKAIQIPSWDGRLFDLTKAAASKTYCDEIAGIVAGHGLAISELSSHLQGQLIASHPVYNAQFDDFAPAAVRGNETARRAWAVEQLTNAAKASRNLGLSAHATFSGALAWPFFYPWPQRPKGLIEEAFAELAKRWRPILDVFEEAGVDVCYELHPGEDLHDGVTFERFLKEVGDHPRARILYDPSHFVLQQLNYLDFIDIYHPFIRAFHVKDAEYRSNGRSGVYAGYQDWIDRPGRFRSLGDGQVDFGAVFSKFAQYDYPGWAVLEWEDCIKNAEDGAKEGAVFIRDHSIRVSDRAFDDFAGSKTDPGFNRKLLGLTAG
- a CDS encoding PHP domain-containing protein, translated to MRSQLVYLSRDRNVPASFRSGVSLHSHTHHSRESLGFVAGILRSKGPVKSWLERRELHCKRTTGLALNLEHAYWTPPLSGGRAFELERRQIESIGLLPMVSLSDHDTIEASLQLREKLETVDAPISVEWTAPWGASKFHLGLHNLSASLARDIMSSLRACTATREDGKVREMIAELHSMPSVLIVFNHPVWNLYDLPENIFQFELDRFLVENGRFLHAFELNGLRRREENQRVADLAAKWNQVLVSGGDRHGCEPNANLNLTRAEDFEEFISEIRNERRSTVLFMPQYEEPMGLRLWQNFLDIIREYPNYPEGQRKWDERTYHPDHAGAVVPVYKLWPNGTPSLFRKLFGAALLMEHRHVRETMRGLIPGDRNQLFLASEHSTACAELSPAWYD
- a CDS encoding beta-glucosidase is translated as MRISPLVKQFIAIGFGFSIGALAQSSLPYQNPSLPTEQRVNDLVSRMTLEEKVSQMQNHAAAIPRLGVPAYDWWSEALHGVARSGYATVFPQAIGMAATWDTDLIHHEAEIISTEARAKYGDAIAHGNHDIYYGLDFWSPNINIFRDPRWGRGQETYGEDPYLTSRLGVAFVESMQGNDPKYFKVIATPKHFAVHSGPESLRHKFNVNVSPYDLEDTYLPAFRATITEAHADSIMCAYNAIDGAPACANTMLLQEHLRKAWNFQGYVTSDCGAVGDISEGHKYATDLTGASVAAVKAGTDTTCGPEYPTLVQAVKDHKISEQEIDTAVKRLFTARFRLGMFDPQESVPYSKIGFSENNTAEHRKAALEAAEKSIVLLKNDTRILPLASETGTIAVIGPNAANLASIEGNYNGVPSAPVVPLKGIEDHFAGKSKVVYSQGSAFTVELPLVVPRTVFHPSAGSSEVGLKGEYFSSGDLSGTPVVTRVDPNLDFDWQSASPVAGLSSTLYSVRWTAMIQAPGAGDYKFGFRDADCYPCTEEDRIRVFVDDRQVVDGGRKGNTSGANSFSVHFEQNQSHAIRIEYAHQGQERGGGIRMEWEPDAAALREQAVAVAKQADVVLAFVGLSPDLEGEEMPVHVEGFSGGDRTDIALPAVQRQLLEALNATGKPLVVVLMNGSALAVDWAKEHAAAILEAWYPGEEGGTAIAETLAGTNNPAGRLPVTFYPSVEDLPAFDEYSMKNRTYRYYKGRVLYPFGYGLSYTSFSYGELKITPTEAKANGPVQVSVTVSNSGNVKGDEVVQLYLTAPGASAVRALKGFKRVSLEPGASKQVDFALDARDLSRVREDGSRAVMPGKYTLSVGGSQPDGSAKVLEGGFSIHGTQVLPK